Proteins encoded together in one Vibrio metoecus window:
- the tssJ gene encoding type VI secretion system lipoprotein TssJ, with protein sequence MNKVLWMLFSLMVLTACSSSEQYEPAKEPTKVTFSLVSDEGVNPNIWGEASPIEIQVFELKDDSMFMSSDYDQLKTDYKKALRSNFVKNYDYVLTPGQFKFVNAFEVDEETNYIGVMAHFAEPELSEWKKAVKVLNKGREYHLLMLFKDYDVKLDKVE encoded by the coding sequence GTGAACAAAGTGCTGTGGATGCTGTTTTCGTTGATGGTATTGACCGCTTGCAGTTCGTCGGAACAGTACGAGCCTGCGAAAGAGCCAACTAAAGTGACCTTCAGTCTTGTGAGTGATGAAGGGGTGAACCCCAACATTTGGGGGGAAGCGTCACCGATTGAAATTCAAGTCTTTGAGCTAAAAGATGACTCAATGTTTATGTCATCCGACTACGACCAGCTCAAAACCGATTATAAAAAAGCGCTGCGCAGTAACTTTGTTAAAAACTACGACTACGTATTGACGCCCGGACAGTTCAAGTTTGTGAACGCTTTTGAAGTGGATGAAGAAACGAACTACATCGGCGTTATGGCGCATTTTGCCGAGCCAGAGCTGAGCGAGTGGAAGAAAGCGGTCAAGGTGCTTAACAAAGGACGAGAGTATCACTTGCTGATGCTATTCAAAGACTACGATGTGAAATTGGATAAGGTGGAATAA
- the tagH gene encoding type VI secretion system-associated FHA domain protein TagH, translating into MNSVTLPSLTLLVTNAQHLESGLSAQHTWTSAGGVIGASPAAQWRLVDAQGSVKPVHCEVMMVDGAYCLKDNCGETYVNGADMPLGREKLARLTHKDEISVGPYRLRVLFGNALEVEEQYGSLDTLFSSQQEDLLADLTLDIEPEKTGVSPNTDPLQALDTLMGTSDRATSLLDESVHELAPQEQPNLVPQDNLVLQNADFTPQADSEYEMTSSIRLKKILGFAKATFSKQIKTEAPNMASSNPTVSHNNTSASNVSEGFTMDEKVLDLLEEEVAKSFQPQQEKNAYSHLHTSPTSQVNHLVTGPILEGLGVDLSDEHDMTRMHLLSQELGESLQACVRGLLDLHQQVSESRFGTLNRNLQPIEDNPLRLGLSYEETIRTLYDAEKSVVHLSAPAAIAESLKTVRDHNEAMQFATSEALSQILNAFSPQVMLRRFHHYKRNSDATQTSTDAWAWNMYCSYYQELTSNRQRGFEKLFWEIFEQAYDRKIREKQLEL; encoded by the coding sequence ATGAACTCAGTGACGCTCCCTTCGTTGACCCTCTTAGTCACCAATGCGCAACACCTAGAATCGGGCTTGTCGGCTCAGCATACTTGGACATCCGCCGGCGGCGTGATTGGTGCTTCGCCTGCAGCACAATGGCGTTTAGTGGATGCGCAAGGCAGCGTAAAACCGGTGCACTGTGAAGTCATGATGGTCGATGGCGCGTACTGCTTAAAAGACAACTGTGGTGAAACCTACGTCAATGGGGCAGACATGCCGTTGGGGCGGGAAAAGTTAGCACGTCTTACTCATAAAGATGAAATCAGTGTTGGGCCTTATCGGTTACGAGTGTTGTTCGGTAATGCGCTGGAAGTGGAAGAGCAATATGGCTCACTCGACACGCTGTTTTCATCACAGCAAGAAGATTTGTTGGCTGATTTAACCTTGGATATCGAACCAGAAAAAACCGGCGTATCACCCAATACCGACCCGTTACAGGCACTCGACACCTTAATGGGAACCTCTGACCGAGCCACGTCACTTCTGGATGAATCAGTGCATGAACTGGCCCCACAGGAACAGCCTAACTTGGTTCCGCAGGACAATTTGGTACTGCAAAACGCCGATTTTACGCCGCAGGCGGACAGTGAATATGAAATGACGTCATCGATCCGTCTGAAGAAAATTCTCGGTTTTGCGAAAGCCACATTTTCAAAACAAATCAAAACGGAAGCACCCAATATGGCTTCCTCTAATCCCACCGTTTCACACAATAACACTAGCGCAAGCAACGTATCAGAGGGCTTCACAATGGATGAAAAAGTACTGGATTTGTTAGAAGAGGAAGTCGCGAAAAGTTTCCAGCCGCAGCAGGAAAAAAACGCATATTCTCACTTGCATACCTCACCGACTAGCCAAGTTAACCACCTAGTTACCGGCCCGATCTTAGAAGGACTGGGTGTTGATTTGAGCGATGAGCATGATATGACACGCATGCATTTGCTGTCGCAAGAGTTAGGTGAATCTTTACAAGCGTGTGTTCGTGGTTTACTCGATTTGCACCAACAGGTCAGTGAAAGCCGTTTCGGTACTTTGAATCGCAACCTACAACCGATTGAAGATAACCCACTGCGTTTAGGCCTCTCTTACGAAGAAACAATACGCACGCTATACGATGCAGAGAAAAGTGTGGTGCACCTTTCAGCGCCCGCTGCGATTGCGGAAAGCCTAAAAACGGTACGTGACCATAACGAAGCCATGCAGTTTGCGACGTCAGAAGCGTTAAGCCAAATCCTCAATGCTTTCTCTCCACAAGTGATGCTGCGCCGTTTCCATCATTACAAACGTAATTCGGATGCTACGCAAACTTCAACGGATGCATGGGCTTGGAATATGTATTGCAGCTATTACCAAGAGTTGACCTCTAATCGTCAGCGTGGATTTGAAAAACTGTTCTGGGAGATCTTTGAGCAAGCCTACGATCGCAAAATTCGCGAGAAGCAACTGGAGCTATAA